Proteins encoded by one window of Lactobacillus sp. ESL0684:
- a CDS encoding 3'-5' exonuclease, which produces MNFIAMDFETANRHPESACSLALVMVRDDQIVDRFYTVINPQMPFDARNIQIHDITAQDVQDAPTMAEVWPQIKELFQPGMLVCAHNARFDTNVMRQSLARYDIQEPHYLVIDTLKTSRLFEPDLPNHKLDTVSNALAVELWHHHNALSDSEACGGILIAQHKQFGDEAIKKLVEQV; this is translated from the coding sequence ATGAATTTTATTGCAATGGACTTCGAAACCGCTAATCGTCATCCAGAAAGCGCGTGTTCGCTAGCACTGGTAATGGTGCGCGATGATCAAATTGTTGATCGTTTTTATACTGTCATCAATCCGCAAATGCCATTTGACGCACGTAACATTCAAATTCATGACATTACCGCTCAAGATGTTCAAGATGCGCCAACTATGGCCGAAGTTTGGCCACAAATTAAGGAACTATTTCAACCAGGTATGCTCGTTTGTGCTCATAATGCACGCTTTGATACCAACGTTATGCGACAGAGTCTTGCTCGCTATGATATTCAAGAACCTCATTATTTAGTCATTGATACTTTAAAGACCAGCAGGTTATTTGAACCAGATTTGCCCAACCATAAACTTGATACTGTATCAAACGCTTTGGCAGTTGAACTCTGGCATCATCACAATGCTCTAAGTGATAGTGAAGCCTGCGGTGGTATTTTAATTGCTCAACACAAGCAATTCGGCGATGAGGCAATCAAAAAGTTGGTTGAACAAGTTTAA
- the tsaE gene encoding tRNA (adenosine(37)-N6)-threonylcarbamoyltransferase complex ATPase subunit type 1 TsaE produces MGEDKMKLEVNSASEMQQLGVIIAQTAQASDVLLLSGDLGAGKTTLTQGIGRGLGVKRPIKSPTFTIVREYREARLPLFHMDFYRLVDDDLASIDLNGYLAQAGLVVIEWPQMIKDNLPKTYLQLTIKRIDDSWNSTKRLVMFKPQGDRATAWSKEIYSQIK; encoded by the coding sequence ATGGGCGAGGATAAGATGAAGCTTGAAGTAAATTCTGCAAGTGAAATGCAGCAGCTTGGTGTGATAATTGCGCAAACTGCTCAAGCTAGTGATGTATTATTGCTTAGTGGTGATTTAGGTGCTGGTAAAACCACTCTGACACAGGGAATTGGCCGCGGACTTGGTGTTAAAAGACCAATTAAAAGTCCGACCTTTACGATTGTGCGTGAATATCGCGAAGCTAGATTGCCATTATTTCATATGGATTTTTATCGACTAGTTGATGATGATTTAGCTTCGATTGATTTAAATGGTTATCTGGCGCAGGCAGGCTTGGTAGTAATTGAATGGCCACAAATGATTAAAGATAATCTGCCTAAAACATACTTGCAATTGACGATTAAGCGTATTGATGATAGTTGGAACTCAACTAAGCGCTTAGTTATGTTTAAGCCGCAAGGTGATCGGGCAACAGCTTGGAGCAAGGAAATTTATTCACAAATCAAATAA
- the pta gene encoding phosphate acetyltransferase, producing MSVFKLLEEKVKIAPKKIRIVFPEGDDERILMAANRLAAAQIIEPILLGKVNELKQSARQLGLDLSGVTLVEPEPDAEMITAFIAARGRELERQQVHEQLQDANYFATMLVKMGKADGMVSGAAHSTAQTVRPALQLIKTAKGMHRVSGSFIMERGSKKYLFADCAINIEPDSATLAEIAEQSVQTAKMINLTPKVAFLSFSTKGSAQGEMVDRVAEAAKLFKQKCPSIPADGELQFDAAFVPAVAKQKAPDSPLNGQANIFIFPELQSGNLAYKIAQRLGNFGAVGPILQGLAQPVNDLSRGASSQDVYDLAILTAAQVLEKNGRG from the coding sequence ATGAGCGTTTTTAAATTATTAGAAGAAAAAGTTAAAATTGCACCTAAAAAAATCCGGATTGTCTTTCCTGAGGGGGATGATGAACGGATCCTGATGGCAGCTAACCGCTTAGCAGCAGCCCAAATTATTGAACCAATTTTATTAGGCAAAGTTAATGAACTTAAACAATCGGCTAGACAGCTAGGACTAGATTTATCAGGGGTTACACTAGTTGAACCAGAACCTGATGCTGAAATGATTACTGCTTTTATTGCAGCTCGCGGCCGCGAGCTTGAACGGCAACAGGTGCATGAACAACTGCAAGATGCCAATTATTTCGCTACCATGCTAGTTAAAATGGGTAAGGCAGATGGAATGGTGTCAGGTGCAGCGCATTCTACAGCACAAACGGTTAGACCAGCACTGCAATTGATCAAGACTGCAAAAGGGATGCATAGAGTTTCTGGTAGTTTTATCATGGAACGTGGTAGTAAAAAGTATCTTTTTGCCGATTGTGCAATTAATATCGAGCCTGATAGTGCAACTCTTGCTGAGATTGCAGAACAATCTGTTCAAACTGCTAAAATGATTAATCTAACGCCAAAAGTGGCCTTTTTGAGTTTTTCTACTAAAGGATCTGCCCAAGGGGAGATGGTTGATCGAGTAGCTGAGGCGGCCAAATTATTTAAACAAAAGTGTCCAAGCATTCCTGCTGATGGTGAATTACAGTTTGATGCTGCGTTTGTTCCAGCGGTTGCCAAACAAAAAGCACCTGATTCCCCGCTTAATGGTCAAGCTAATATTTTTATCTTTCCAGAATTACAATCTGGTAATCTTGCTTATAAAATTGCACAGAGATTGGGTAATTTTGGTGCAGTTGGACCAATCCTGCAAGGTTTAGCTCAGCCAGTTAACGATTTATCGCGTGGTGCTAGTAGTCAAGACGTTTATGACTTGGCAATTTTGACAGCAGCCCAGGTGTTAGAAAAGAATGGGCGAGGATAA
- a CDS encoding uracil-DNA glycosylase produces MMKQFIGNDWDAVLEPVFSSSQYQELHNFLKNEYATKQIFPDMYHIFTAFKLTTFAQTKVVILGQDPYHNPGQATGMSFAVMPGTKLPPSLQNIYQELYDDVGCQPVNHGYLKKWADQGVLLLNAVLTVPYGHANGHQGRGWEQVTDAAIEALSERGKVVFILWGKFAQNKIPLIDQKRNVIIKSPHPSPFSADRGFFGSRPFSRCNAALKNMGETPIDWQLPATVTQADLA; encoded by the coding sequence ATAATGAAACAGTTTATTGGCAATGATTGGGATGCCGTCTTGGAACCTGTCTTTTCAAGTAGTCAGTACCAGGAATTACATAATTTTTTAAAGAACGAGTACGCTACTAAGCAGATATTTCCAGATATGTATCATATTTTTACAGCTTTTAAGTTGACCACTTTTGCTCAAACTAAAGTAGTTATTTTGGGACAAGATCCTTATCATAATCCTGGACAAGCAACTGGGATGAGTTTTGCTGTGATGCCGGGAACTAAACTGCCACCATCATTACAAAATATTTATCAAGAATTATATGATGATGTTGGCTGTCAACCGGTTAATCACGGTTATCTCAAGAAGTGGGCTGATCAAGGAGTACTGTTACTAAATGCTGTTTTGACTGTCCCTTATGGTCATGCAAATGGTCATCAAGGACGCGGCTGGGAACAGGTGACTGATGCGGCAATTGAAGCGTTAAGTGAGCGCGGTAAGGTAGTTTTTATTTTATGGGGCAAGTTTGCTCAGAATAAAATTCCGCTGATTGATCAAAAGCGTAATGTGATTATTAAATCACCGCATCCGAGTCCATTTTCGGCAGATCGTGGTTTCTTTGGCTCACGACCATTTTCACGTTGTAATGCTGCCTTGAAAAACATGGGTGAAACACCAATAGATTGGCAACTGCCGGCTACTGTTACACAAGCTGATTTAGCATAG
- a CDS encoding Cof-type HAD-IIB family hydrolase: MIKLVACDLDGTLFNSNMTVSSENISAIRAAQDSGIEFLVATGRSPEQARSALKDFDLQTGFINANGALVYDANGNLQVKHLLPTAKARAVAEILYKHQIYFEIVTKSKIYSADISQRVVNLAHSLIALNPNVTFKEAVAISAGSNAMLSMTLVDNFEQLLADPQLEITKIIAFDGRGYAAFKEVKEEITALGDLAVTSSSAANIEINDIRAQKGSALLDYAHKQGLKTEEIAAIGDNLNDESMIRAAGTGVAMANAVPAIKQVAQIETKSNNDDGVGHILRQFIKNNAQE; this comes from the coding sequence TTGATTAAATTAGTAGCTTGTGACCTTGACGGTACACTGTTTAACAGCAACATGACTGTTTCTAGTGAGAATATCTCAGCAATTCGTGCTGCCCAAGATAGTGGAATTGAATTTCTGGTGGCAACTGGTCGCTCACCTGAGCAAGCCCGTAGCGCTCTGAAAGACTTTGATTTACAAACTGGCTTTATCAATGCTAACGGAGCTTTGGTTTACGATGCAAACGGCAACTTGCAAGTTAAGCATTTATTACCCACTGCAAAGGCACGAGCAGTTGCAGAAATCTTATATAAACATCAAATTTATTTTGAAATCGTCACAAAAAGCAAAATTTATTCAGCAGACATCAGCCAACGTGTTGTTAATCTGGCTCATTCTCTAATAGCACTTAATCCCAACGTAACCTTTAAAGAAGCCGTGGCTATTTCTGCTGGCAGCAATGCAATGCTTAGCATGACTTTAGTCGATAATTTTGAACAGTTACTAGCCGACCCGCAACTTGAAATTACTAAAATTATCGCCTTTGACGGACGAGGTTATGCAGCATTTAAAGAAGTCAAAGAAGAAATCACAGCGCTTGGCGATTTGGCTGTGACTTCCAGTTCTGCCGCCAACATTGAAATCAACGATATTCGGGCACAAAAGGGTTCAGCTTTGCTCGATTACGCTCATAAACAAGGCTTAAAAACTGAAGAAATAGCAGCAATTGGCGATAATCTTAATGACGAAAGCATGATCCGTGCCGCTGGTACAGGGGTCGCAATGGCAAACGCTGTACCAGCTATTAAGCAGGTCGCGCAGATTGAAACCAAATCTAACAACGACGATGGCGTGGGCCATATTTTAAGACAATTTATCAAAAATAACGCGCAAGAATAG
- a CDS encoding amidohydrolase family protein, which yields MNQTVYTNFNLYDGEKNDVQADSYMLVDDVTGKITKIGTGKAPTADRTIDLANKYVMPGMINVHTHVDNDSTTFDGDPEANVVVATVRAVQNLHEFLRSGVTYIRQCGCSYDLDIPLSQMIATGKITKVPEMMPSGMVYSMTGGHGDAPNSGNLVDSPDEMRKAVRQGMKKGAKAIKVMATGGVMTKNDFMDDPQLSIAEMNVAVEEAHHKNLIVAAHAEGNAGIYNAVKAGVDSIEHGFYVDDEEIDMMLEQGTYLTPTVVADWSLAKYGKGVLPDWEVKKAADAVDDLRKNITHAKERGVKITLGTDAGTPFNDFTKTAVELQLLVEQGFTNYEALRTSVNSAKLMKIDDEYGTLEEGKYADFLVLDGNPLVDIKAVNEQDKAVYKKGQRAY from the coding sequence ATGAATCAAACGGTATATACTAACTTTAATCTTTATGATGGTGAGAAAAACGATGTTCAAGCAGATAGCTACATGTTAGTTGATGATGTGACGGGTAAAATTACGAAAATTGGTACAGGTAAAGCACCAACAGCTGATCGGACAATTGATTTGGCTAATAAGTATGTAATGCCGGGCATGATTAACGTGCATACGCATGTTGATAATGATTCAACCACTTTTGATGGCGATCCTGAAGCGAACGTAGTAGTTGCAACTGTACGAGCAGTTCAAAATCTGCATGAATTTTTGCGTTCTGGAGTTACTTATATTCGGCAGTGCGGTTGTTCGTATGATCTAGATATTCCACTTAGCCAAATGATTGCTACAGGCAAAATTACTAAGGTGCCAGAAATGATGCCGTCTGGAATGGTATACTCGATGACCGGGGGCCACGGCGATGCCCCTAATTCTGGTAATCTAGTTGATTCACCCGATGAGATGCGTAAAGCCGTTCGACAAGGAATGAAAAAAGGTGCTAAAGCAATCAAGGTAATGGCAACTGGTGGGGTCATGACTAAGAATGACTTCATGGACGATCCACAATTAAGTATTGCTGAAATGAACGTTGCTGTTGAAGAAGCTCACCACAAAAATCTGATTGTTGCAGCTCATGCTGAAGGAAACGCAGGTATTTATAATGCGGTAAAGGCTGGCGTTGATAGTATTGAACATGGTTTTTATGTAGATGATGAAGAAATCGATATGATGCTTGAGCAAGGAACTTATCTAACCCCAACGGTAGTGGCAGATTGGTCTCTGGCCAAATATGGCAAAGGTGTTTTACCTGATTGGGAAGTTAAAAAAGCCGCCGATGCTGTTGATGATCTGCGTAAGAATATTACGCATGCTAAGGAGCGGGGCGTAAAAATCACTTTAGGTACGGATGCTGGAACACCTTTTAATGACTTTACTAAAACTGCCGTTGAGCTGCAGTTATTGGTAGAGCAAGGTTTTACTAATTACGAAGCGCTACGCACGAGCGTTAATTCGGCTAAGTTAATGAAGATTGACGATGAATATGGCACGTTAGAGGAAGGCAAATATGCCGATTTTCTGGTCTTAGACGGGAATCCACTAGTTGACATCAAGGCAGTTAACGAGCAAGATAAGGCTGTCTATAAAAAGGGACAAAGAGCTTATTAA
- a CDS encoding amidohydrolase family protein: protein MTKTVYTNAKLYDGATEAVKADSYLVVDDETGKITLIGTGQAPIADQVVDLAGKYVMPGLINCHTHIVSDSDSYDADLGADVVTATVRGLQHLHDFLRSGVTYIRECGSAYDIDITMSHLVQTGKITKAPDIMPSGMAYSMTGGHGDSPSFGHLVDSPDEMRKAVRQGLKKGAKNIKLMATGGVMTKNDFMDDPQLSVAEMHVAVEEAHHKNLIVAAHAEGNPGIMNAIKAGVDSVEHGFYVNDEEIDLMLEQGTYLTPTVVADWAFPTYAQGKVPEWEIKKATDALDDLRKNITHAKERGVPITLGTDAGSPFNDFTMTPVELQLLVEQGFTNYEALRTSVNSAKLMKIDDEYGTLEEGKYADFLVLDGNPLADVHAVAQANKIVYKKGQRAY from the coding sequence ATGACCAAAACAGTTTATACAAATGCAAAGTTATATGATGGTGCAACAGAAGCTGTAAAAGCTGATAGCTATCTAGTGGTTGACGATGAAACGGGGAAGATAACTTTGATTGGTACTGGTCAGGCACCAATAGCTGATCAAGTAGTCGATTTGGCAGGCAAATATGTGATGCCAGGACTTATCAATTGCCATACTCATATTGTGAGTGATTCAGACAGTTATGATGCTGACTTAGGAGCTGACGTTGTAACAGCCACAGTTCGAGGCTTGCAGCACTTGCATGATTTCTTGCGCTCAGGTGTGACTTATATTCGGGAGTGCGGCAGTGCATATGATATTGATATTACAATGAGTCATTTAGTGCAAACCGGTAAAATAACTAAGGCACCTGACATTATGCCGTCTGGAATGGCATATTCAATGACTGGTGGTCATGGAGATTCGCCTAGCTTTGGACACTTAGTTGATTCACCTGATGAAATGCGTAAAGCTGTTCGTCAAGGTCTGAAAAAAGGTGCCAAAAACATTAAATTGATGGCGACTGGCGGAGTCATGACCAAGAATGATTTTATGGATGATCCGCAACTTAGCGTTGCCGAAATGCACGTTGCTGTTGAAGAAGCTCACCATAAGAATTTGATTGTTGCAGCTCATGCAGAAGGCAATCCAGGGATTATGAATGCGATTAAAGCCGGGGTTGACAGTGTTGAACATGGCTTCTATGTTAATGATGAAGAAATTGATTTAATGCTTGAGCAAGGAACTTATCTGACTCCAACGGTAGTGGCAGATTGGGCATTTCCAACTTATGCCCAGGGTAAAGTGCCAGAATGGGAAATCAAAAAGGCCACAGATGCTTTAGATGATCTACGTAAAAATATTACTCATGCCAAAGAACGCGGCGTACCAATTACCTTGGGTACAGATGCTGGTTCACCATTTAATGATTTTACGATGACGCCCGTTGAGTTGCAGTTATTGGTAGAGCAAGGTTTTACTAATTACGAAGCGCTACGCACGAGCGTTAATTCGGCTAAGTTAATGAAGATTGACGATGAATATGGCACGTTAGAGGAAGGCAAATATGCCGATTTTCTGGTCTTAGACGGGAATCCGTTGGCAGATGTCCATGCAGTGGCACAAGCCAACAAGATTGTCTATAAAAAAGGTCAGCGTGCTTATTAA
- a CDS encoding amidohydrolase family protein, whose product MTKTAYTNVNLYDGEQEAVKANSYMVVDDGTGKITAMGTGQAPAADQTVDLANKYVMPGLINCHTHTVNDPSAADGDPTANVVETTVRSVKNLHTFLQSGVTYIRELGSNYDIDITLSRLIAEGKITKVPEILPSGRAYSMTGGHGDTPNFGHAVDSPDEMRKAVRQGLKLGAKNIKVMATGGVMTKNDFMNDPQLSVAEMHAAVEEAHHKGLTVAAHAEGNPGIMNAIKAGVDSIEHGFYVNDEEIDLMLEQGTYLTPTVVADWAFPTYAEGKVPEWEIKKAADALDDLRKNITHAKDRGVKIALGTDAGTPFNDFSMTPVELQLLVEQGFTNYEALRTSVNSAKLLQIDDEYGTLAEGKYADFLVLDENPLADVHAVAQADKAVYKKGQRAY is encoded by the coding sequence ATGACGAAAACAGCGTATACAAATGTTAATCTCTATGATGGCGAGCAAGAAGCGGTCAAGGCAAACAGCTACATGGTAGTTGATGATGGGACTGGTAAGATTACTGCTATGGGCACGGGGCAAGCGCCAGCTGCTGACCAAACGGTTGACTTAGCTAATAAATATGTGATGCCAGGTCTGATTAATTGCCATACTCACACGGTTAATGATCCCAGCGCCGCTGATGGCGATCCTACAGCTAATGTGGTTGAGACGACTGTGCGTTCAGTCAAGAACCTGCATACATTTTTGCAGTCTGGTGTTACCTACATTAGAGAATTGGGCAGCAATTATGATATTGATATTACGCTAAGTCGTTTGATAGCTGAAGGGAAAATTACTAAGGTTCCAGAAATCTTGCCATCGGGTCGAGCATATTCGATGACTGGTGGTCATGGCGATACACCTAATTTTGGTCATGCAGTTGATTCACCAGATGAAATGCGCAAGGCTGTCCGTCAGGGTTTGAAATTAGGTGCCAAAAACATTAAAGTCATGGCAACTGGTGGTGTTATGACTAAGAATGACTTTATGAATGATCCACAACTTAGCGTTGCCGAAATGCATGCTGCAGTTGAGGAAGCTCACCATAAGGGTTTGACGGTTGCGGCTCACGCTGAAGGAAATCCAGGAATTATGAATGCCATTAAGGCTGGAGTCGATAGCATCGAGCATGGCTTTTATGTTAATGATGAAGAAATCGACTTGATGCTTGAGCAGGGGACTTATTTGACGCCAACTGTTGTGGCTGACTGGGCTTTTCCGACATACGCTGAAGGTAAGGTTCCGGAATGGGAAATCAAAAAAGCGGCTGATGCACTAGACGATTTGCGTAAGAATATTACACATGCCAAAGACCGCGGCGTCAAGATTGCTTTGGGAACAGATGCTGGTACGCCATTCAATGACTTCTCCATGACGCCAGTTGAATTACAGCTGTTAGTGGAACAAGGCTTTACTAATTATGAAGCTCTGCGAACTAGCGTTAATTCTGCTAAATTGCTGCAGATTGATGATGAATATGGCACCTTAGCTGAGGGTAAGTATGCTGACTTTTTAGTCTTAGATGAAAATCCGTTGGCAGATGTTCATGCAGTAGCCCAAGCGGATAAAGCTGTCTACAAAAAGGGCCAACGGGCATATTAA
- a CDS encoding YxeA family protein — protein sequence MKKFLLTVLGIIVVCCGGILLIHNQYTDYINPLIDMEISYAKVPKHTQKYRNVQAVDNNGKKLPYKIKYIGGYDPGRQYIYIEHKGQYVKQIEYLPKDKFPGQK from the coding sequence ATGAAGAAATTTTTACTAACTGTTTTGGGTATAATAGTTGTCTGCTGTGGCGGTATTTTACTAATCCATAACCAATACACGGATTATATCAATCCGTTAATCGACATGGAGATTAGTTATGCTAAGGTGCCTAAGCATACGCAAAAATATCGTAATGTGCAGGCCGTTGATAATAACGGCAAGAAGTTACCTTATAAAATTAAATATATTGGCGGATATGATCCAGGTCGGCAGTATATCTATATCGAGCACAAAGGTCAATACGTCAAGCAGATTGAATATCTTCCTAAAGATAAATTTCCTGGTCAAAAATAA
- a CDS encoding ATP-binding cassette domain-containing protein, whose translation MIKVEAITKEFKQKPVLEKVNCQLSAGKSYAIIGKSGAGKTTFLNILSGLEEPSSGSVTFDDLPVNAKNQKQLYRNHFGFVFQNFGLIDNETVKQNLAIGLANQKHTKQSAQVAMQAVLERVGLGKLSLKQKVYTLSGGEQQRIALARAILKKPDVIFADEPTGSLDTENSEVVLNSLLNDFGPDATVIIATHSPQIWQQCDYVIEIKDQTIHITENERIDR comes from the coding sequence ATGATTAAAGTAGAAGCGATTACTAAAGAATTTAAACAAAAACCCGTCTTAGAAAAAGTTAACTGCCAGCTCTCTGCCGGCAAAAGCTATGCCATTATTGGTAAGAGTGGTGCTGGCAAGACAACTTTTTTGAATATCTTGAGCGGATTGGAGGAGCCAAGTTCTGGCAGCGTGACTTTCGATGATTTACCAGTTAATGCCAAAAATCAAAAACAACTATATCGCAATCATTTTGGCTTTGTCTTTCAGAATTTTGGCCTGATTGATAATGAAACGGTTAAGCAAAATTTGGCTATTGGTTTGGCGAATCAAAAACATACTAAACAGTCGGCACAAGTGGCAATGCAGGCAGTGCTTGAGCGAGTTGGACTAGGCAAATTATCGCTTAAGCAAAAAGTTTATACCCTGAGTGGTGGTGAGCAGCAACGGATTGCTTTAGCGCGAGCAATCTTGAAGAAACCTGATGTGATTTTTGCTGACGAACCAACGGGTTCGCTTGATACTGAAAACAGTGAAGTAGTGCTCAATTCGCTCTTAAATGACTTTGGTCCAGATGCTACTGTAATTATTGCCACACATTCACCGCAGATTTGGCAGCAGTGTGACTATGTAATTGAAATTAAAGATCAAACTATTCATATTACAGAAAATGAGAGGATAGACAGATGA
- a CDS encoding ABC transporter ATP-binding protein yields MIELNNVTIELREPILQNANYNFQTGRIYLLHALNGSGKTSVLRAIVSLIKPNQGNILFSGQTFDKVKQEVFYFETSDWFDNNLSGLDYLKFIKRQWNSNNQIDKEIDRWKMNDYVRLPIKKYSLGMKQKLLISMYSLSNAKYLLMDEINNGLDESSRAILYEELVHLADQGKLVILASHYQSEIGNIIDQALTIKDGKLIDIAPHN; encoded by the coding sequence ATGATTGAATTAAATAATGTTACTATTGAGTTACGCGAGCCTATTTTACAAAACGCTAATTATAATTTTCAAACTGGTAGAATTTATTTGCTTCATGCCTTAAATGGTTCTGGGAAGACTAGTGTTTTAAGAGCAATTGTTAGCTTAATTAAGCCAAATCAAGGCAATATTCTATTTTCAGGTCAAACCTTTGATAAAGTTAAACAAGAAGTATTTTATTTTGAAACATCAGATTGGTTTGATAACAATTTGTCTGGTCTGGATTATTTAAAGTTTATTAAAAGACAATGGAATTCAAATAATCAAATTGATAAGGAAATAGATCGTTGGAAAATGAATGACTACGTTAGATTGCCAATAAAAAAATATTCATTGGGTATGAAACAAAAACTTTTGATTTCTATGTATTCATTGAGCAATGCTAAGTATTTGTTAATGGATGAAATTAATAATGGCTTAGATGAATCTAGTAGAGCTATTTTATATGAAGAACTAGTACATTTAGCTGATCAAGGAAAGCTGGTGATTCTCGCTTCGCATTATCAATCTGAGATTGGTAACATTATTGATCAAGCTCTTACAATTAAAGATGGTAAGTTAATTGATATTGCCCCACATAACTAA
- a CDS encoding helix-turn-helix transcriptional regulator, whose product MIILEFGETFRKIRLGRGISQEALAKDLFSRETISKIESGKIYCPRGNYDVLLERLGVGDLEFKYIQANYSFTPKEKILYQLFDISLSTETDKIKQLLTDCSKIENDSDIKRISLILQAYLLISKDHDLEKAKKLVQPIWYDNLQKAKLFTINDICILDMIAYAFDDTTNQKIITRILNEIDDHYPFLKSLKCNVLINSASLDLDNHDFAAAKTSLTKAAAIAKANHQYDKLLLCQAEIAICDHDISQANYYADLLEEIGAEPIAPALKMEIESFT is encoded by the coding sequence ATGATTATCTTGGAATTTGGAGAAACCTTTCGTAAAATACGTTTAGGACGTGGAATTAGTCAAGAAGCCCTAGCTAAAGATCTATTCAGCCGTGAAACTATTTCAAAGATTGAATCTGGTAAAATTTATTGTCCTCGTGGCAATTATGATGTCTTACTTGAACGCTTAGGTGTTGGCGATTTAGAATTCAAATATATTCAGGCAAATTATTCATTTACTCCGAAAGAAAAAATTCTTTATCAGCTATTTGATATTAGTCTTAGTACCGAAACCGATAAGATTAAGCAACTACTAACAGATTGTTCAAAAATCGAAAATGATTCAGACATTAAGCGTATTTCCTTAATATTACAAGCGTATCTATTGATAAGTAAGGATCATGATCTTGAAAAGGCCAAAAAACTAGTTCAGCCCATTTGGTATGATAATTTACAAAAAGCTAAACTATTTACTATTAATGACATCTGTATTCTTGACATGATTGCCTATGCCTTTGATGATACAACTAATCAGAAAATAATTACTAGAATTCTTAATGAGATTGACGATCATTATCCCTTTCTCAAATCATTAAAATGCAACGTCTTAATCAATTCGGCCAGTTTAGACTTAGATAATCATGATTTTGCAGCTGCCAAGACTAGCTTAACTAAGGCTGCAGCAATTGCTAAGGCTAACCATCAATATGACAAATTACTACTCTGTCAAGCAGAAATTGCGATTTGCGATCATGATATTTCGCAAGCTAATTATTACGCTGATTTGCTTGAGGAGATTGGCGCAGAACCCATTGCTCCAGCTCTAAAAATGGAAATCGAATCTTTTACGTAA
- a CDS encoding type II toxin-antitoxin system Phd/YefM family antitoxin — translation MPAEIRAVSTKELRQNFKKYADDITNFGETVIVTRPENKNVVVISESEYNSWQETNYLLASQKNRNALQNSINQLDKPDSKSHLLTPTEFEQLAND, via the coding sequence ATGCCAGCAGAGATTAGAGCTGTTAGTACAAAAGAGTTAAGACAAAATTTTAAAAAATATGCAGATGATATTACTAATTTTGGTGAAACTGTGATTGTTACGCGTCCAGAAAACAAAAATGTGGTTGTTATTTCAGAAAGTGAATATAATTCTTGGCAAGAAACCAATTATTTACTTGCTTCTCAAAAGAACCGTAATGCGCTGCAGAACTCCATTAACCAGCTTGACAAGCCTGATTCAAAAAGTCACTTATTGACGCCGACAGAATTTGAGCAGCTAGCAAATGACTAA
- a CDS encoding Txe/YoeB family addiction module toxin, with product MTKLNILFTEAAWQEYIEWKKIDKALVKTIDQLIMDTIRHPFTGIGKPEPLQHELSGFWSRKINSEHRMVYGVTKSQIEIIQLKYHYQK from the coding sequence ATGACTAAGTTAAACATTCTATTTACCGAAGCTGCTTGGCAAGAATATATAGAATGGAAAAAAATCGATAAGGCGTTAGTCAAAACGATTGATCAACTGATTATGGACACAATTCGGCATCCTTTTACTGGTATTGGCAAACCAGAGCCACTACAACATGAACTAAGTGGATTTTGGTCAAGGAAAATTAACAGTGAACATCGAATGGTATATGGAGTTACTAAAAGCCAAATTGAAATTATTCAGTTAAAATATCATTATCAAAAATAA